In Pyrodictium occultum, the genomic window GTGAGGGAGGCGGCCGCGGGCTACGCGGAGAGGCTCGCGGAGAGGATCCGGGAGAGCTACAGCGACATAGAGCACGCGGTGATAGTGGAGGAGAGGGTTGAGGGCGTAGAGTACACGGTCATGGCTGTCACCGACGGCTCCACGGTGGTGCCGCTCCCCGCGATCCAGGACCACCCGCACCTCTTCACCTGGGACCTCGGCCCCGAGACGGGCGGCATGGGGGCGGTCAGCGGCCCCGGGACCACGCCCTCCTTCCTGGAGCCCGGTGAGTACCGGGAGACCGTGGAGATCCTCGAGAAGACCGTGGAGGCTATCCGCGCCGACACCGGGGAGCCCTACCGGGGGACGCTGAGCGGCCAGATGATGCTCACCAGCCTCTGGGGCCCCACGGTGATAGAGTACTACGCCCGCTTCGGCGACCCGGAGACCGCCAACCTGGTCCACATGGTGGAGAGCGACTTCCTCGAGCTTCTCGACCGCGCGGCCTCGGGGAGGCTGGCCGGCTACAGGCTGGAGGTGGCGGAGGACACCTACGTGGTGACCATAGCCCTGGCGCCGGCGGGCTACCCGAACAACCGCTCCATAGCCAGGGGCCACCCCGTGGCGGTGGACCGGGGGGCCGTGGAGAGGGAGGGCTGCAGCCTCCTCTACGCCGGCGTGGACGAGGGCCCCGGGGGCCTGGTCTCCACCGGCTCGAGGCTCGTGGAGATAGCCTGCCCGAGCACCAGGGGCTACGAGGACGCCGCGGCGAGGGC contains:
- the purD gene encoding phosphoribosylamine--glycine ligase — translated: MKVLLVGSGGREHALAVLMARSGLEPRIAVVSDKRNPGLAEAAERTGGRLYTGKPTSPADVARTAEEWSPDLVVIGPEEPLFAGVADALRERGFTVYGPGAAQARIEKDKAYARELMWRHRIPGRLRYRVFTDPREAAEYARAAGDVAVKPARQAGGRGVRVFAEPMEHLGSAVREAAAGYAERLAERIRESYSDIEHAVIVEERVEGVEYTVMAVTDGSTVVPLPAIQDHPHLFTWDLGPETGGMGAVSGPGTTPSFLEPGEYRETVEILEKTVEAIRADTGEPYRGTLSGQMMLTSLWGPTVIEYYARFGDPETANLVHMVESDFLELLDRAASGRLAGYRLEVAEDTYVVTIALAPAGYPNNRSIARGHPVAVDRGAVEREGCSLLYAGVDEGPGGLVSTGSRLVEIACPSTRGYEDAAARAQRAASAVRLLDGHPLVWRRDIGSRSHIEARVRLAERVRKAYLRRRERGETRVYDWIPGRGLLVYDYG